One genomic segment of Deltaproteobacteria bacterium includes these proteins:
- a CDS encoding bi-domain-containing oxidoreductase → MKQVVLKKGRAVVERVPSPAIEPGTILVAVEYSCISIGTEMSSLSTTSMPLWERALKQPENVKKGLESVAAIGVQRTWSMIQGRLESGNATGYSAAGTILEVAPDVTNFKVGDRIACAGAQCAHHASIIRVPKNLAVKVPEVVDLRQASTVTLGAIALQGVRRAAPTLGETIVVVGLGILGQITMQLLRANGCRVIGTDLDPSRVRLAKSAGMEFGLDPSAGTVVEQIYRLTDGYGADGVIITAASPSNEIISNAFKSCRKKGRVVLVGDVGLQLNRGDFFQKEIDFLISSSYGPGRYDARYEDEGLDYPIGYVRWTENRNLLEYLRLIGDGKIQLGNLGHAEFLISDAEMAYEHLRNESERPLLVFLKYPKEEQEEARLEKVANNPHANPIKKERIGVAIVGAGGFAKGMHLPNLQKLHGTYELRAIASRTGLNADSTAKQFGAQYGTTDFNRILEDKQIDAVIIATRHHLHAVMALAALKAGKHVLLEKPMALAEDEIESIVQFFKQAGPGAPQLLTGFNRRFSRHIQEAKKALQGRSNPLIINYRMNAGYIPLDHWVHGKEGGGRNLGEACHIYDLFAYLTASRPLTVTTMSLNPKTSAYSARDNFVATIAYEDGSVATLTYTALGAKLHPKEQMEVFFDGKVITMDDFKTTRITGAKSPGYETKISEKGQLEELTAFAECLKTGDWAIPLNEQIETTRVALAVDHQLAE, encoded by the coding sequence ATGAAACAAGTCGTGCTAAAAAAGGGACGCGCAGTAGTTGAGCGAGTTCCTTCGCCAGCGATCGAGCCAGGAACGATCCTTGTTGCAGTCGAATATTCCTGCATCTCAATCGGTACTGAAATGAGCTCGTTATCAACGACTTCGATGCCCCTTTGGGAGCGAGCACTTAAACAACCAGAGAACGTCAAAAAAGGACTCGAATCCGTTGCTGCGATTGGCGTTCAGCGGACCTGGAGCATGATTCAGGGCCGCCTAGAATCGGGAAATGCAACTGGATACTCAGCCGCTGGTACTATTCTCGAAGTTGCACCTGATGTAACAAACTTCAAAGTGGGCGATCGAATTGCTTGTGCTGGCGCCCAATGCGCGCATCATGCATCAATTATTCGTGTACCAAAGAACTTGGCGGTCAAGGTCCCTGAAGTCGTTGATCTTCGCCAAGCCAGCACAGTAACCCTGGGCGCCATAGCGCTTCAAGGCGTGAGACGAGCGGCCCCTACGCTAGGCGAAACAATTGTAGTAGTTGGGCTGGGTATCCTCGGCCAGATAACGATGCAACTCCTAAGAGCCAATGGTTGTCGCGTCATTGGGACTGATCTCGATCCAAGCCGAGTAAGATTGGCAAAGAGTGCAGGAATGGAATTTGGCTTAGATCCCAGTGCCGGCACGGTAGTTGAACAAATTTACCGACTAACCGATGGATATGGCGCTGACGGCGTCATAATTACTGCTGCCTCACCTTCCAATGAAATCATCTCGAATGCTTTTAAGTCTTGCCGAAAAAAGGGCCGCGTAGTTCTCGTCGGTGATGTTGGCTTACAATTGAATCGGGGCGATTTCTTTCAAAAGGAGATCGATTTCCTAATCTCCTCTTCCTACGGACCAGGTCGATACGACGCCAGGTACGAAGACGAGGGACTCGACTATCCCATTGGGTACGTAAGATGGACTGAGAATAGAAATCTGCTAGAGTACTTGCGCCTCATCGGAGATGGCAAAATTCAGCTCGGCAATTTGGGACATGCTGAGTTCTTGATTTCGGACGCAGAAATGGCCTACGAGCACTTGCGCAACGAAAGCGAACGGCCTCTCTTGGTCTTTTTGAAGTATCCCAAGGAGGAGCAAGAAGAAGCCAGACTTGAGAAAGTTGCAAACAACCCTCACGCAAATCCAATTAAGAAAGAAAGAATTGGAGTTGCGATCGTAGGCGCTGGCGGATTCGCAAAAGGAATGCACCTTCCAAACCTCCAGAAGCTTCACGGCACCTACGAACTGCGCGCGATAGCAAGCAGAACTGGTCTTAATGCCGACTCAACTGCAAAACAGTTTGGGGCACAGTACGGCACAACTGATTTCAATCGCATACTTGAAGACAAACAGATCGACGCTGTGATCATAGCAACAAGACACCATCTCCACGCAGTGATGGCCCTAGCGGCACTAAAGGCGGGAAAGCACGTCCTTTTGGAAAAGCCGATGGCATTGGCAGAAGATGAAATCGAAAGCATTGTGCAGTTTTTCAAACAGGCCGGACCTGGTGCACCACAGCTATTAACTGGATTTAACAGAAGATTTTCCCGGCACATTCAAGAGGCAAAAAAGGCCTTACAAGGAAGAAGTAATCCGCTCATCATCAACTACCGAATGAACGCAGGCTATATTCCCCTTGATCATTGGGTACATGGCAAAGAGGGTGGCGGACGCAACCTCGGCGAAGCTTGCCACATATATGACTTGTTTGCGTATCTCACGGCTTCCAGACCTTTAACGGTCACGACCATGAGTCTCAACCCAAAGACCAGTGCCTATAGCGCGAGGGACAACTTTGTTGCCACGATTGCGTACGAGGATGGGTCTGTTGCGACGCTGACGTACACAGCTCTTGGCGCGAAATTACACCCAAAGGAACAGATGGAAGTTTTCTTTGATGGAAAGGTCATCACGATGGATGACTTCAAAACAACACGCATAACAGGCGCAAAGTCCCCAGGCTATGAAACTAAAATTTCCGAAAAAGGACAGCTTGAAGAGCTAACGGCCTTCGCAGAATGCTTGAAAACTGGGGATTGGGCAATTCCGCTGAATGAACAAATAGAAACGACACGGGTCGCTTTAGCAGTCGATCACCAGCTCGCAGAATAA
- the wecC gene encoding UDP-N-acetyl-D-mannosamine dehydrogenase produces MLKHSFNRVSVIGLGYIGLPTAAILASRGVKVVGVDINQTAVDTINKGKVHIVEPGLDVVVQSVVSTGHLRAVTSPEPAEAFIMAVPTPFKEDYAPDLRYVEAATRSISKVLKKGDLVILESTSPVGTTEMMLQWIGETRPDLKLPNPLTGEPGDLAIAYCPERVLPGHVMRELIENDRVVGGVSPMCTARAKELYKIFVSGDCVASNAKTAEMVKLTENAFRDVNIAFANELSMICEKIGINVWELISLANRHPRVKILQPGPGVGGHCISIDPWFIVHKNPEEARLIRTARQVNDSKPHFVVDKVLKTVKSSGKKRIACLGLAFKADIDDLRESPSVEIVKHLSTNSALTLFAVEPYVERLPEELSNKLNVRLVDSRTAILEAEIVLVLTNHRQFIELDRSLLQEKVVIDTRGIWQ; encoded by the coding sequence ATGTTAAAGCATTCATTTAATCGCGTTTCAGTAATTGGTCTCGGCTACATTGGGCTTCCAACGGCAGCCATCCTTGCTAGCCGCGGCGTTAAGGTGGTTGGTGTCGATATCAACCAAACTGCCGTGGACACGATCAACAAAGGCAAAGTCCACATCGTAGAGCCAGGGCTCGATGTTGTCGTTCAATCAGTTGTTAGCACCGGTCACTTGCGGGCAGTTACATCACCCGAGCCAGCGGAAGCCTTTATCATGGCCGTACCTACGCCTTTCAAGGAGGACTATGCTCCCGACCTCAGGTACGTTGAAGCGGCAACTCGCTCAATATCGAAAGTATTAAAAAAGGGCGACCTTGTTATTCTTGAAAGCACTTCACCTGTTGGGACAACAGAAATGATGCTGCAGTGGATAGGCGAGACGCGACCAGATCTAAAGCTACCCAACCCACTTACGGGTGAACCCGGCGATCTTGCTATTGCTTACTGCCCCGAGCGAGTCCTCCCGGGTCACGTGATGCGAGAGCTCATTGAAAATGATCGTGTTGTGGGTGGCGTTTCGCCTATGTGCACTGCAAGGGCTAAGGAACTATACAAGATCTTCGTTTCTGGCGATTGTGTTGCGTCGAATGCAAAGACAGCAGAAATGGTTAAACTAACCGAAAATGCGTTTCGCGATGTCAACATCGCGTTTGCTAATGAGCTATCGATGATCTGTGAAAAAATTGGGATAAATGTCTGGGAACTCATCTCACTCGCAAACAGGCATCCTCGCGTTAAGATTCTTCAACCCGGACCGGGCGTTGGAGGGCATTGTATTTCAATCGACCCATGGTTCATCGTTCACAAGAACCCAGAGGAAGCGCGGCTAATCAGGACAGCAAGACAAGTCAACGATAGCAAACCCCACTTTGTTGTCGACAAGGTGCTAAAAACTGTAAAGTCGAGTGGAAAGAAGCGCATTGCTTGCCTGGGCTTGGCGTTCAAGGCCGACATCGACGACCTGCGAGAAAGCCCATCGGTAGAAATCGTAAAACATCTTTCAACGAATTCAGCCCTAACGCTTTTCGCAGTTGAACCATATGTGGAAAGGCTACCCGAGGAGCTTTCAAACAAACTAAACGTAAGACTTGTTGACTCGCGAACTGCGATTCTTGAAGCCGAGATAGTGCTAGTCCTAACAAACCATAGGCAGTTCATAGAACTGGACAGATCCCTTTTACAAGAAAAGGTCGTCATCGACACAAGAGGTATCTGGCAATGA
- the wecB gene encoding UDP-N-acetylglucosamine 2-epimerase (non-hydrolyzing), producing MSGFKKRILIAIGTRPEAIKMAPLIKRLESRETFEVITCVTGQHRSMLDQVLGLFEIKPKYDLNLMKPHQCLSDLTGAVLHGMQGILQSVKPDLVLVHGDTTTTMAASLAAFYQKIPIGHVEAGLRTGDIYSPWPEEANRKLAGALAKLHFAPTESARQNLLRENVKPGGVYVTGNTVIDALNDVTKRIAGDPRMEAALTAEMPFLRSGKKVIMVTAHRRENFGKPMENIFAALRALADRDDCLIVYPLHLNPNVSEPANRLLADHPNIKLLPPLDYLPFVFLLSKSYIVVTDSGGVQEEAPSLGKPVLVLRSVTERPEAVSAGTVKLVGTDSETIIAESKKLFESNEEYLKMSHAHNPYGDGKACERIIEVLESC from the coding sequence ATGTCAGGATTCAAAAAAAGAATTTTAATTGCCATAGGAACTCGCCCCGAGGCTATTAAGATGGCGCCGCTGATAAAAAGACTCGAATCGCGAGAGACTTTTGAAGTCATAACTTGTGTTACAGGACAGCATCGCTCGATGCTCGATCAGGTCCTAGGCTTATTCGAAATCAAACCGAAGTACGATTTAAATTTGATGAAGCCTCATCAATGCCTAAGCGATCTCACTGGCGCAGTACTCCACGGCATGCAAGGAATTCTTCAATCGGTGAAGCCAGATCTAGTTTTGGTTCATGGTGACACGACTACGACCATGGCCGCTTCCTTGGCGGCATTTTACCAAAAAATTCCAATAGGGCACGTCGAAGCAGGTCTTCGTACAGGCGATATTTATTCTCCATGGCCGGAAGAGGCAAATCGCAAGCTAGCCGGCGCACTGGCGAAACTTCATTTTGCACCGACAGAGTCCGCTCGTCAAAATCTCTTGCGAGAGAATGTAAAACCTGGCGGCGTTTACGTGACTGGGAACACTGTCATTGATGCGCTCAATGACGTTACAAAGAGAATCGCTGGTGATCCACGTATGGAAGCCGCACTGACAGCTGAAATGCCATTTTTAAGATCCGGCAAAAAAGTGATCATGGTTACCGCTCATCGAAGAGAAAATTTTGGCAAGCCAATGGAGAATATCTTTGCTGCGCTTCGCGCCTTAGCTGACCGAGATGATTGCCTTATTGTCTATCCCCTGCATCTGAATCCTAATGTAAGCGAACCAGCGAACCGCCTGCTCGCAGATCATCCGAACATCAAACTGTTGCCGCCATTGGACTACCTGCCTTTTGTTTTCCTTCTTTCCAAATCGTATATCGTCGTCACAGATTCAGGAGGCGTCCAAGAGGAGGCACCGTCGCTAGGCAAGCCAGTTTTAGTTTTAAGGTCCGTTACCGAAAGGCCAGAGGCTGTCTCAGCTGGTACTGTAAAACTCGTGGGTACCGATTCTGAAACGATAATCGCGGAATCGAAAAAGCTTTTTGAATCAAACGAAGAATACTTAAAAATGTCGCACGCTCACAACCCATATGGTGACGGCAAAGCCTGCGAGCGAATCATCGAGGTGTTAGAGTCATGTTAA
- a CDS encoding glycosyltransferase: protein MEQRLRSLARPTVEVLGAVSRQGVIAHIKSARGFVFPGAEDFGITPLESLAAGTRLISFRSGGVLATLAEADTEFFIEQCRRQGALRLRAAVEFVLRPSLALHWNDMCILLRQRLPKKG, encoded by the coding sequence ATCGAGCAGCGTTTGCGATCTTTGGCAAGACCCACGGTCGAAGTCCTTGGGGCAGTTTCAAGGCAAGGAGTCATCGCGCATATTAAATCCGCGCGAGGATTTGTTTTTCCAGGTGCCGAAGACTTTGGGATCACTCCGCTTGAATCGCTTGCTGCTGGTACGCGGTTGATCAGCTTCAGGTCGGGTGGAGTATTGGCAACTCTCGCGGAAGCCGACACAGAGTTTTTTATCGAACAATGTCGACGGCAAGGTGCTTTGCGGCTACGCGCGGCAGTCGAGTTCGTGCTTCGGCCCAGTTTAGCATTGCACTGGAATGACATGTGTATTTTGTTACGTCAAAGACTACCTAAGAAGGGCTGA